In the Bombus pyrosoma isolate SC7728 linkage group LG15, ASM1482585v1, whole genome shotgun sequence genome, one interval contains:
- the LOC122575554 gene encoding serine proteinase stubble-like isoform X1, whose protein sequence is MRWIGYVATILWWSGIARSLSTLNRGHSYKITPKPCRVPGPESKEGTCMFVWECIKSEGTHVGVCVDTFMFGSCCVHNTTTNAITASNLQHHQHQYHQHASSSSSDPLRPTLAEALGNESTRPTLTSLSSFLVTDSSTARPSHHPSETPVSSGGSSRPHKPLSAGSARPLQKRPHAKPTSDHKDRIQTSAVPASSNFWEKGSQSTKRPGSSESWDKGSQSTKRPGSGSSVHWEKGSQSTRKPVSSDLCEKGSQSTRRPGSSDLCEKGSQSTRRPGSSELSEKGSQNTRRPGSSELWEKGSQNSKRPGGVWEDSSQNTKKPGHHDSLNIQKTKPESGQHTNIKEKDTTHGSFQSHLQGFKDKVDTGHNTLVIRLPAKEHASNEGEGIRHNRPNNQRPSESRPDDSKTGDADLSVQESIHRPSVNSVDANESVKDPHPSLNFIHTERPQWATKPVSPKPTTDFSKPYFSIKTTTTSRPILMNDQPDTRPNFISKPNSPSTVTKTSTTVRPTYFSQQSTTSAAGSLPQTSHWHVTTEPVFVTKQRPLSSTKPMGSPETTKPLTSSSHFWSENSWTPPRPSLKPHWTDNPSLLQNGPEAFPPRPSFKPTEPHENTEFHKPLGAAHYITTSHFETSARPRPTKKTTTSTTTTTSTTTTTTSTTTTTTTTTTTTTPKPDTTVSTTEAVAKTGSVLTVSAATESKGMQCGVPPLFPRPETRIVGGKDAPFGRWPWQVSVRRTSFFGFSSTHRCGGAVLNENWIATAGHCVDDLLTSQIRIRVGEYDFSSVQERLPYVERGVAKKVVHPKYNFFTYEYDLALVRLESSLTFAPHISPICLPATDDLLIGENATVTGWGRLSEGGTLPSVLQEVSVPIVSNDRCKSMFLRAGRHEFIPDIFLCAGYESGGQDSCQGDSGGPLQVRGKDGRYFLAGIISWGIGCAEANLPGVCTRISKFVPWILKNVT, encoded by the exons ATGCGGTGGATCGGTTACGTGGCCACAATTCTCTGGTGGTCGGGCATCGCCAGGTCCCTCAGTACGCTGAATCGAGGTCACA GTTACAAAATCACCCCGAAACCCTGTCGAGTCCCCGGGCCAGAGTCCAAAGAAGGCACGTGCATGTTCGTGTGGGAGTGCATTAAATCAGAGGGCACGCACGTGGGCGTGTGCGTGGACACGTTCATGTTCGGCAGCTGTTGTGTGCACAATACGACAACGAACGCGATCACCGCGTCCAATCTTCAACACCACCAACATCAGTACCATCAACACGCTTCATCCTCTTCATCTGATCCATTGAGACCAACCCTAGCGGAGGCACTGGGCAACGAATCGACCAGGCCGACGTTGACCTCCCTCTCCAGCTTCCTCGTCACGGACTCGAGCACCGCTAGACCGAGTCACCATCCATCCGAGACGCCGGTGTCTTCCGGAGGGTCCAGCAGACCGCACAAACCGCTCTCGGCCGGTTCCGCTAGGCCGCTGCAAAAAAGACCGCACGCGAAACCCACGTCCGATCACAAGGACAGGATTCAAACTTCGGCGGTGCCTGCCTCGTCGAATTTCTGGGAGAAGGGCTCTCAGAGCACGAAGAGACCAGGTTCGTCAGAATCTTGGGACAAAGGGTCTCAAAGCACCAAGAGACCTGGTTCTGGATCCTCGGTTCATTGGGAGAAGGGATCTCAAAGTACTAGGAAACCTGTATCTTCGGATCTGTGCGAGAAAGGATCTCAAAGTACTAGAAGACCTGGATCCTCTGATCTGTGCGAGAAAGGATCTCAAAGTACTAGAAGACCTGGATCTTCCGAGCTATCGGAGAAGGGATCTCAGAATACTAGGAGACCAGGATCTTCCGAGCTTTGGGAGAAAGGATCACAGAATTCGAAAAGACCTGGAGGTGTTTGGGAAGATAGTAGTCAGAATACGAAGAAACCTGGTCATCATGACTCCTTGAATATTCAGAAGACAAAACCGGAAAGTGGTCAGCATACAAATATCAAAGAGAAAGATACGACGCATGGAAGTTTTCAGAGTCATCTTCAGGGATTCAAGGATAAGGTGGACACTGGACACAATACATTGGTGATTAGATTACCGGCGAAGGAACATGCTTCCAACGAAGGTGAAGGTATAAGGCATAATAGGCCTAATAACCAAAGACCGTCCGAGTCGAGACCGGATGATAGTAAGACCGGGGATGCTGATTTGAGCGTGCAAGAGTCGATACATAGACCCAGTGTTAATTCAGTCGATGCAAAT GAATCTGTCAAGGACCCTCATCCAAGCTTAAACTTCATTCATACGGAACGTCCACAATGGGCGACCAAACCAGTATCCCCGAAACCTACAACAGACTTCTCGAAAccatatttttcgataaaaacgaCCACCACCTCTCGACCGATTTTGATGAACGATCAGCCAGATACCAGGCCGAATTTCATCTCAAAACCCAATAGTCCGAGCACGGTTACGAAAACCTCCACCACTGTCAGACCGACATATTTCAGTCAACAGTCCACTACCAG CGCAGCCGGATCCTTGCCACAGACCTCTCACTGGCATGTGACCACAGAGCCCGTGTTCGTCACGAAGCAAAGACCGTTGTCGTCCACAAAGCCGATGGGTTCACCCGAGACTACTAAACCTTTGACCAGCAGTTCGCATTTCTGGTCGGAAAACAGTTGGACGCCGCCGAGACCGTCCTTGAAACCACACTGGACTGACAATCCTAGCCTTCTTCAGAACGGGCCCGAAGCATTTCCACCGCGGCCGAGTTTCAAACCGACCGAACCGCATGAA aacaCGGAGTTTCATAAACCGCTTGGCGCAGCACACTACATCACCACGTCTCACTTTGAGACTTCTGCTAGGCCTAGACCCACAAAGAAGACCACCACTTCTACGACAACTACCACTAGTACCACTACAACCACTACCAGTACAACCACGACTACGACCACCACGACTACCACGACCACTCCAAAACCTGACACGACAGTGTCTACGACCGAGGCAGTCGCGAAAACTGGATCGGTGTTAACCGTGTCTGCCGCGACTGAAAGCAAGGGTATGCAGTGCGGAGTACCGCCCCTGTTTCCAAGACCGGAGACCAGGATCGTTGGAGGCAAGGACGCACCGTTCGGTCGATGGCCTTGGCAAGTATCTGTTAGGCGTACTTCGTTCTTTGGCTTCTCCAGTACTCATCGATGCGGAGGAGCGGTGCTGAACGAGAACTGGATCGCGACTGCGGGACACTGTGTAGACGA CTTGCTGACCTCGCAGATCCGGATTAGAGTGGGCGAATACGATTTTTCGTCTGTCCAAGAACGATTGCCTTACGTTGAGCGTGGAGTTGCGAAGAAGGTGGTGCACCCGAAGTACAACTTCTTCACTTACGAATACGATCTGGCGTTGGTTAGATTGGAAAGCTCATTGACGTTCGCGCCGCATATTTCGCCGATTTGCCTGCCAGCCACTGACGATCTTCTGATCGGCGAAAATGCGACTGTCACCGGCTGGGGAAGACTGAGCGAAGGTGGTACACTGCCTTCTGTGTTGCAAGAG GTTTCCGTGCCCATAGTGAGTAACGATAGGTGTAAGTCAATGTTCCTGAGGGCTGGGAGACACGAGTTCATACCAGATATTTTCCTGTGCGCCGGATACGAGAGTGGAGGCCAAGATTCTTGTCAG GGTGATTCGGGTGGTCCTCTCCAAGTAAGAGGGAAAGACGGTCGATACTTCCTCGCTGGCATCATATCCTGGGGAATTGGTTGCGCAGAGGCCAATCTGCCAGGCGTGTGTACCAGGATCTCCAAGTTCGTACCATGGATCCTGAAGAACGTCACTTGA
- the LOC122575554 gene encoding serine proteinase stubble-like isoform X2 translates to MRWIGYVATILWWSGIARSLSTLNRGYKITPKPCRVPGPESKEGTCMFVWECIKSEGTHVGVCVDTFMFGSCCVHNTTTNAITASNLQHHQHQYHQHASSSSSDPLRPTLAEALGNESTRPTLTSLSSFLVTDSSTARPSHHPSETPVSSGGSSRPHKPLSAGSARPLQKRPHAKPTSDHKDRIQTSAVPASSNFWEKGSQSTKRPGSSESWDKGSQSTKRPGSGSSVHWEKGSQSTRKPVSSDLCEKGSQSTRRPGSSDLCEKGSQSTRRPGSSELSEKGSQNTRRPGSSELWEKGSQNSKRPGGVWEDSSQNTKKPGHHDSLNIQKTKPESGQHTNIKEKDTTHGSFQSHLQGFKDKVDTGHNTLVIRLPAKEHASNEGEGIRHNRPNNQRPSESRPDDSKTGDADLSVQESIHRPSVNSVDANESVKDPHPSLNFIHTERPQWATKPVSPKPTTDFSKPYFSIKTTTTSRPILMNDQPDTRPNFISKPNSPSTVTKTSTTVRPTYFSQQSTTSAAGSLPQTSHWHVTTEPVFVTKQRPLSSTKPMGSPETTKPLTSSSHFWSENSWTPPRPSLKPHWTDNPSLLQNGPEAFPPRPSFKPTEPHENTEFHKPLGAAHYITTSHFETSARPRPTKKTTTSTTTTTSTTTTTTSTTTTTTTTTTTTTPKPDTTVSTTEAVAKTGSVLTVSAATESKGMQCGVPPLFPRPETRIVGGKDAPFGRWPWQVSVRRTSFFGFSSTHRCGGAVLNENWIATAGHCVDDLLTSQIRIRVGEYDFSSVQERLPYVERGVAKKVVHPKYNFFTYEYDLALVRLESSLTFAPHISPICLPATDDLLIGENATVTGWGRLSEGGTLPSVLQEVSVPIVSNDRCKSMFLRAGRHEFIPDIFLCAGYESGGQDSCQGDSGGPLQVRGKDGRYFLAGIISWGIGCAEANLPGVCTRISKFVPWILKNVT, encoded by the exons ATGCGGTGGATCGGTTACGTGGCCACAATTCTCTGGTGGTCGGGCATCGCCAGGTCCCTCAGTACGCTGAATCGAG GTTACAAAATCACCCCGAAACCCTGTCGAGTCCCCGGGCCAGAGTCCAAAGAAGGCACGTGCATGTTCGTGTGGGAGTGCATTAAATCAGAGGGCACGCACGTGGGCGTGTGCGTGGACACGTTCATGTTCGGCAGCTGTTGTGTGCACAATACGACAACGAACGCGATCACCGCGTCCAATCTTCAACACCACCAACATCAGTACCATCAACACGCTTCATCCTCTTCATCTGATCCATTGAGACCAACCCTAGCGGAGGCACTGGGCAACGAATCGACCAGGCCGACGTTGACCTCCCTCTCCAGCTTCCTCGTCACGGACTCGAGCACCGCTAGACCGAGTCACCATCCATCCGAGACGCCGGTGTCTTCCGGAGGGTCCAGCAGACCGCACAAACCGCTCTCGGCCGGTTCCGCTAGGCCGCTGCAAAAAAGACCGCACGCGAAACCCACGTCCGATCACAAGGACAGGATTCAAACTTCGGCGGTGCCTGCCTCGTCGAATTTCTGGGAGAAGGGCTCTCAGAGCACGAAGAGACCAGGTTCGTCAGAATCTTGGGACAAAGGGTCTCAAAGCACCAAGAGACCTGGTTCTGGATCCTCGGTTCATTGGGAGAAGGGATCTCAAAGTACTAGGAAACCTGTATCTTCGGATCTGTGCGAGAAAGGATCTCAAAGTACTAGAAGACCTGGATCCTCTGATCTGTGCGAGAAAGGATCTCAAAGTACTAGAAGACCTGGATCTTCCGAGCTATCGGAGAAGGGATCTCAGAATACTAGGAGACCAGGATCTTCCGAGCTTTGGGAGAAAGGATCACAGAATTCGAAAAGACCTGGAGGTGTTTGGGAAGATAGTAGTCAGAATACGAAGAAACCTGGTCATCATGACTCCTTGAATATTCAGAAGACAAAACCGGAAAGTGGTCAGCATACAAATATCAAAGAGAAAGATACGACGCATGGAAGTTTTCAGAGTCATCTTCAGGGATTCAAGGATAAGGTGGACACTGGACACAATACATTGGTGATTAGATTACCGGCGAAGGAACATGCTTCCAACGAAGGTGAAGGTATAAGGCATAATAGGCCTAATAACCAAAGACCGTCCGAGTCGAGACCGGATGATAGTAAGACCGGGGATGCTGATTTGAGCGTGCAAGAGTCGATACATAGACCCAGTGTTAATTCAGTCGATGCAAAT GAATCTGTCAAGGACCCTCATCCAAGCTTAAACTTCATTCATACGGAACGTCCACAATGGGCGACCAAACCAGTATCCCCGAAACCTACAACAGACTTCTCGAAAccatatttttcgataaaaacgaCCACCACCTCTCGACCGATTTTGATGAACGATCAGCCAGATACCAGGCCGAATTTCATCTCAAAACCCAATAGTCCGAGCACGGTTACGAAAACCTCCACCACTGTCAGACCGACATATTTCAGTCAACAGTCCACTACCAG CGCAGCCGGATCCTTGCCACAGACCTCTCACTGGCATGTGACCACAGAGCCCGTGTTCGTCACGAAGCAAAGACCGTTGTCGTCCACAAAGCCGATGGGTTCACCCGAGACTACTAAACCTTTGACCAGCAGTTCGCATTTCTGGTCGGAAAACAGTTGGACGCCGCCGAGACCGTCCTTGAAACCACACTGGACTGACAATCCTAGCCTTCTTCAGAACGGGCCCGAAGCATTTCCACCGCGGCCGAGTTTCAAACCGACCGAACCGCATGAA aacaCGGAGTTTCATAAACCGCTTGGCGCAGCACACTACATCACCACGTCTCACTTTGAGACTTCTGCTAGGCCTAGACCCACAAAGAAGACCACCACTTCTACGACAACTACCACTAGTACCACTACAACCACTACCAGTACAACCACGACTACGACCACCACGACTACCACGACCACTCCAAAACCTGACACGACAGTGTCTACGACCGAGGCAGTCGCGAAAACTGGATCGGTGTTAACCGTGTCTGCCGCGACTGAAAGCAAGGGTATGCAGTGCGGAGTACCGCCCCTGTTTCCAAGACCGGAGACCAGGATCGTTGGAGGCAAGGACGCACCGTTCGGTCGATGGCCTTGGCAAGTATCTGTTAGGCGTACTTCGTTCTTTGGCTTCTCCAGTACTCATCGATGCGGAGGAGCGGTGCTGAACGAGAACTGGATCGCGACTGCGGGACACTGTGTAGACGA CTTGCTGACCTCGCAGATCCGGATTAGAGTGGGCGAATACGATTTTTCGTCTGTCCAAGAACGATTGCCTTACGTTGAGCGTGGAGTTGCGAAGAAGGTGGTGCACCCGAAGTACAACTTCTTCACTTACGAATACGATCTGGCGTTGGTTAGATTGGAAAGCTCATTGACGTTCGCGCCGCATATTTCGCCGATTTGCCTGCCAGCCACTGACGATCTTCTGATCGGCGAAAATGCGACTGTCACCGGCTGGGGAAGACTGAGCGAAGGTGGTACACTGCCTTCTGTGTTGCAAGAG GTTTCCGTGCCCATAGTGAGTAACGATAGGTGTAAGTCAATGTTCCTGAGGGCTGGGAGACACGAGTTCATACCAGATATTTTCCTGTGCGCCGGATACGAGAGTGGAGGCCAAGATTCTTGTCAG GGTGATTCGGGTGGTCCTCTCCAAGTAAGAGGGAAAGACGGTCGATACTTCCTCGCTGGCATCATATCCTGGGGAATTGGTTGCGCAGAGGCCAATCTGCCAGGCGTGTGTACCAGGATCTCCAAGTTCGTACCATGGATCCTGAAGAACGTCACTTGA
- the LOC122575554 gene encoding serine proteinase stubble-like isoform X3 encodes MFVWECIKSEGTHVGVCVDTFMFGSCCVHNTTTNAITASNLQHHQHQYHQHASSSSSDPLRPTLAEALGNESTRPTLTSLSSFLVTDSSTARPSHHPSETPVSSGGSSRPHKPLSAGSARPLQKRPHAKPTSDHKDRIQTSAVPASSNFWEKGSQSTKRPGSSESWDKGSQSTKRPGSGSSVHWEKGSQSTRKPVSSDLCEKGSQSTRRPGSSDLCEKGSQSTRRPGSSELSEKGSQNTRRPGSSELWEKGSQNSKRPGGVWEDSSQNTKKPGHHDSLNIQKTKPESGQHTNIKEKDTTHGSFQSHLQGFKDKVDTGHNTLVIRLPAKEHASNEGEGIRHNRPNNQRPSESRPDDSKTGDADLSVQESIHRPSVNSVDANESVKDPHPSLNFIHTERPQWATKPVSPKPTTDFSKPYFSIKTTTTSRPILMNDQPDTRPNFISKPNSPSTVTKTSTTVRPTYFSQQSTTSAAGSLPQTSHWHVTTEPVFVTKQRPLSSTKPMGSPETTKPLTSSSHFWSENSWTPPRPSLKPHWTDNPSLLQNGPEAFPPRPSFKPTEPHENTEFHKPLGAAHYITTSHFETSARPRPTKKTTTSTTTTTSTTTTTTSTTTTTTTTTTTTTPKPDTTVSTTEAVAKTGSVLTVSAATESKGMQCGVPPLFPRPETRIVGGKDAPFGRWPWQVSVRRTSFFGFSSTHRCGGAVLNENWIATAGHCVDDLLTSQIRIRVGEYDFSSVQERLPYVERGVAKKVVHPKYNFFTYEYDLALVRLESSLTFAPHISPICLPATDDLLIGENATVTGWGRLSEGGTLPSVLQEVSVPIVSNDRCKSMFLRAGRHEFIPDIFLCAGYESGGQDSCQGDSGGPLQVRGKDGRYFLAGIISWGIGCAEANLPGVCTRISKFVPWILKNVT; translated from the exons ATGTTCGTGTGGGAGTGCATTAAATCAGAGGGCACGCACGTGGGCGTGTGCGTGGACACGTTCATGTTCGGCAGCTGTTGTGTGCACAATACGACAACGAACGCGATCACCGCGTCCAATCTTCAACACCACCAACATCAGTACCATCAACACGCTTCATCCTCTTCATCTGATCCATTGAGACCAACCCTAGCGGAGGCACTGGGCAACGAATCGACCAGGCCGACGTTGACCTCCCTCTCCAGCTTCCTCGTCACGGACTCGAGCACCGCTAGACCGAGTCACCATCCATCCGAGACGCCGGTGTCTTCCGGAGGGTCCAGCAGACCGCACAAACCGCTCTCGGCCGGTTCCGCTAGGCCGCTGCAAAAAAGACCGCACGCGAAACCCACGTCCGATCACAAGGACAGGATTCAAACTTCGGCGGTGCCTGCCTCGTCGAATTTCTGGGAGAAGGGCTCTCAGAGCACGAAGAGACCAGGTTCGTCAGAATCTTGGGACAAAGGGTCTCAAAGCACCAAGAGACCTGGTTCTGGATCCTCGGTTCATTGGGAGAAGGGATCTCAAAGTACTAGGAAACCTGTATCTTCGGATCTGTGCGAGAAAGGATCTCAAAGTACTAGAAGACCTGGATCCTCTGATCTGTGCGAGAAAGGATCTCAAAGTACTAGAAGACCTGGATCTTCCGAGCTATCGGAGAAGGGATCTCAGAATACTAGGAGACCAGGATCTTCCGAGCTTTGGGAGAAAGGATCACAGAATTCGAAAAGACCTGGAGGTGTTTGGGAAGATAGTAGTCAGAATACGAAGAAACCTGGTCATCATGACTCCTTGAATATTCAGAAGACAAAACCGGAAAGTGGTCAGCATACAAATATCAAAGAGAAAGATACGACGCATGGAAGTTTTCAGAGTCATCTTCAGGGATTCAAGGATAAGGTGGACACTGGACACAATACATTGGTGATTAGATTACCGGCGAAGGAACATGCTTCCAACGAAGGTGAAGGTATAAGGCATAATAGGCCTAATAACCAAAGACCGTCCGAGTCGAGACCGGATGATAGTAAGACCGGGGATGCTGATTTGAGCGTGCAAGAGTCGATACATAGACCCAGTGTTAATTCAGTCGATGCAAAT GAATCTGTCAAGGACCCTCATCCAAGCTTAAACTTCATTCATACGGAACGTCCACAATGGGCGACCAAACCAGTATCCCCGAAACCTACAACAGACTTCTCGAAAccatatttttcgataaaaacgaCCACCACCTCTCGACCGATTTTGATGAACGATCAGCCAGATACCAGGCCGAATTTCATCTCAAAACCCAATAGTCCGAGCACGGTTACGAAAACCTCCACCACTGTCAGACCGACATATTTCAGTCAACAGTCCACTACCAG CGCAGCCGGATCCTTGCCACAGACCTCTCACTGGCATGTGACCACAGAGCCCGTGTTCGTCACGAAGCAAAGACCGTTGTCGTCCACAAAGCCGATGGGTTCACCCGAGACTACTAAACCTTTGACCAGCAGTTCGCATTTCTGGTCGGAAAACAGTTGGACGCCGCCGAGACCGTCCTTGAAACCACACTGGACTGACAATCCTAGCCTTCTTCAGAACGGGCCCGAAGCATTTCCACCGCGGCCGAGTTTCAAACCGACCGAACCGCATGAA aacaCGGAGTTTCATAAACCGCTTGGCGCAGCACACTACATCACCACGTCTCACTTTGAGACTTCTGCTAGGCCTAGACCCACAAAGAAGACCACCACTTCTACGACAACTACCACTAGTACCACTACAACCACTACCAGTACAACCACGACTACGACCACCACGACTACCACGACCACTCCAAAACCTGACACGACAGTGTCTACGACCGAGGCAGTCGCGAAAACTGGATCGGTGTTAACCGTGTCTGCCGCGACTGAAAGCAAGGGTATGCAGTGCGGAGTACCGCCCCTGTTTCCAAGACCGGAGACCAGGATCGTTGGAGGCAAGGACGCACCGTTCGGTCGATGGCCTTGGCAAGTATCTGTTAGGCGTACTTCGTTCTTTGGCTTCTCCAGTACTCATCGATGCGGAGGAGCGGTGCTGAACGAGAACTGGATCGCGACTGCGGGACACTGTGTAGACGA CTTGCTGACCTCGCAGATCCGGATTAGAGTGGGCGAATACGATTTTTCGTCTGTCCAAGAACGATTGCCTTACGTTGAGCGTGGAGTTGCGAAGAAGGTGGTGCACCCGAAGTACAACTTCTTCACTTACGAATACGATCTGGCGTTGGTTAGATTGGAAAGCTCATTGACGTTCGCGCCGCATATTTCGCCGATTTGCCTGCCAGCCACTGACGATCTTCTGATCGGCGAAAATGCGACTGTCACCGGCTGGGGAAGACTGAGCGAAGGTGGTACACTGCCTTCTGTGTTGCAAGAG GTTTCCGTGCCCATAGTGAGTAACGATAGGTGTAAGTCAATGTTCCTGAGGGCTGGGAGACACGAGTTCATACCAGATATTTTCCTGTGCGCCGGATACGAGAGTGGAGGCCAAGATTCTTGTCAG GGTGATTCGGGTGGTCCTCTCCAAGTAAGAGGGAAAGACGGTCGATACTTCCTCGCTGGCATCATATCCTGGGGAATTGGTTGCGCAGAGGCCAATCTGCCAGGCGTGTGTACCAGGATCTCCAAGTTCGTACCATGGATCCTGAAGAACGTCACTTGA